The nucleotide sequence GTTCAGCTTCCGCGGCGGTCATTCCCATGAGCGCGTGAACCGGCGGCGGCGATCCGAGATCCGGCATACGGAGCATGATGCCGTCGTCCGTAGTCTGAACCTGAACGTCCACACCGCCCAGTGATTCGCGAGCACGGTGAGCCAGAGCCATTGCCCACGGCGCATTCACCCTTCCGCCAAACGTCGCGTGGATCACGACGCGCACCGAGCCCGTCTCATCGCGAAAGTGCTCAATGACGATGGTGCGATCGTCCGGTACGACGCCAGTCGAGAGACGTTGCATGTCGACGTACTTGCGCAACGTGTCGATCGTCGCCTCATCGCATGCGTAACGCTCGGTGAGCTCATCGTCGCTCACACCTGCGACCAGCTCGCGGCGCAGCTGGCCCACTCGCGCGCTGAGTGCCACGGATCGCGCCGAGTATTCGCCGTGCCAGAACGGCATCCGCGCCGGCGCGCCAGGCGCTGGCGTCACCACCACGCGATCGTGGCCTATTTCCGCGATGCGCCACGTGGTGGATCCCAACTGGAAGACGTCGCCGACGCGCGACTCGTGCACGAATTCCTCGTCCAGCTCGCCGAGCCTGGTGCGGTCCGCGAGATTCACCGTGTAGAGACCGCGGTCCGGGATTGTGCCGCCGGATATCACCGCCGTCATCCTGCTCGCGCGTGAACCCGTAAGCCTGTTCGTCGCACGATCGAACGAGATGCGCGCCTCCAGCTCCGCCGCGACTTCGGACGGGTACTTGCCGGACAGCATCGCGACGACCTCGTCGTATGGCGCGCGCGGAAGTGCGTTGTACGGATACGAACGCCGGATGAGGGCGTACAGCTCGTCCGCATCCCAGTCATCCACGGATACCGCCGCGACGATCACCTGCGCCAGTACGTCGAGCGCATTCTGAATTACGCGCGTGGGCTCGACCTCGCCTGCGCGCATCGCCGAGACTATTGCGGCGGTCTCCATCGCATCATCGCGAAAGGTCGGGACAAAGACGCCGCGGCTCGCAACGCCCAGTGTGTGTCCCGCGCGTCCTACGCGTTGCAGCGCCGCTGAGACGCGCTTGGGGGATTGAAGCTGGATCACGAGATCCACGCTGCCGATGTCGATGCCCAGCTCGAGCGAGCTGGTGGTAATGAGCGCGCGCAGCTCGCCTGCCTTGAGACGCTGTTCCAGTCCGAGGCGTCTTTCGCGGGCGATGGAGCCGTGATATGGTTGCGCGATCTCTTCTTCCGCCAGCGTGTTTACGCGTGCCGCGATGCGCTCCGCCTGCGCGCGATTGTTCACGAAGACGAGTGTCGTGCGTGCGTTGCGTGTTTCGTTCAGCACGAGCTGCGCAACCGAAGGCCACACGCTGCCATCGACCCTGGCGAGGTCCGGGACCGGAGATTGCACCGACAGCTGCAGCTCCTTGGCGAGTCCGCAATCCACGACCGAGACCTTGCGATCGGCGCCGCCGAGGAAGCGAGCTACTTCGTCGAGGGGGCGTTGCGTAGCCGACAGACCTATTCGCTGTGGACCTTCCGAACTGGGAGTGAGCTGAACCAGCCGTTCCATCGTAACGGCCAGATGTGCTCCACGCTTCGTTCCTGCGACAGCGTGAATCTCGTCGAGAATCACCGTGCGCGTCGATGCGAACCTCCCGCGTCCGCGCAGCGAAGTCAGCATGATGTTGAGCGATTCAGGCGTCGTTATGAGAATGTGGGGCGATTTGCGGATCATGCGCTGGCGCTGGCTGGCCGGCGTATCGCCGGTGCGCACTGCCACGCGTATCTCGGGAAAGGCGAGGCCGGCCTGCTCGAATCTCCTGCGCAGCTCGGCGAGTGGCCGCTCGAGATTGCGCTGGATGTCGTTGTTGAGCGCCTTGAGAGGTGACACGTACAGCAGATGCACACCGTTCGCGAGCGGCGCCGCGAGCCCCTCGACGATGAGCGCGTTCAGCTCCCACAGAAAGGCGGCGAGCGTCTTTCCAGTTCCGGTCGGTGCGAGGATCAAAGTGTGGTCGCCGCTCGCGATTACCGGCCATCCCTGAATCTGTGGCGGCGATGGTGCACCGAGAGTTTCGGTGAACCATTCGCGGACTATGGGATGGAAGTCAGCGAGAGGATCTACAGAACGCGCCACAACTTCTCCGCCCCCCACTCGATCGTCCTCTCGTACAGCGACCGGTGCTCCCACTCGGGCAGCTTTATCTCCTTGGAGTACTTGAGATCGTCCATGAAGACCGAATCCATCTCGGTGCCGAAGTCGGCGCCGAGCACGTTGAGATTGGACTCGTTGTTGAACGCAAGCGAGCGGTTGTCGAAGTTCATGGAGCCGACGGATGACCACAATCCATCCGCAACGATCGTCTTGGAGTGTATCATCGTCGGAGTGTACTCGTAGATGTGCACACCGCCGCGCAACATCTGCTCATAATATGCCCGCCCTGCGAACACCGTGGTTTTCACATCGCTTCTGTCGCCAGCGGTGATCACACGCACATCGACTCCTCGCTTGACAGCATCGATCAGCATCGTGCGGAATTCCGCGTCCGGCACGAAGTACGAATTGGTTATGTAGAGAGTCTTCTGTGCGCTCGCGATGGTCAGTGCGAGAAAACGCTCTGCGATCGTGCTGCCGACCGCCGGAGTGGTGTACATCAATCCGGCGACCGTATTGCCTACCGGCTCGAAGATAGCGGGCGGGAAGAACGTATCGCCGGTGAGCAGCATTCCCGTAGCCTCGGCCCATCCCGCGGCGAATGCAGCCTGGAGGGCAGCGACAGCCGGCCCCTCGAAGCGCACGTTCGACTCGCGCCACTGGTTCTCGTGATGGCCGTCACCCTGCCAGTAATCGGCGAGACCAAAGCCGCCCGTGTACGCGATGTGACCGTCGATCACCACCGCGCGCACGTGCGAGCGCGTTGCCGCGCGATTGAGTGTGTACCACCGGATACTCCGCAGCCACGCAACGCGTGCACCCGCGGCACGCAGCTTCTCGACGAAATCGGTCTTGCGCAGCGGACCGGATCCAAACGCGTCGAGCAGTACCAGCACGCGGACTCCTGCACGCGCACGCTCTATCAGACGATCCCTCATCTCATCCGCGACCTTGCCAGGCTCGGAGTAATACATCTGCACCGTGAGCGTGTGCTTCGCAGATGATATGTCGTTCCATAATCGCGGATACGTCCCGTCACCGTTCAGGCAGAGCGTAACCGCATTACCGCGCGAGAAGTGGGTGCTGGTGTACAGCTCCATCGCTTCCGCGAAGAGCGAATCGCCTACCACGGGCGGTCGATCGGCGGTGCCTGGAGCTATCACCGTGCGCACTGGCGTACCATGCGTTACCGACAGAACGCCAATCAGCACCAATGCGAGAACGACGACAGTGACCGCTATCTCGCCGGCGTACGTCAGAAGTGCTATCAATGATCCGTCACTCGGCTTGTGAATGGTCTGGTCTCCGGTTGCTCGACGCCACAGGTTCGCCATTCCCCTATTCACTTCCCGTTCCACTTCCCTCTTCCAAGCGTGCCGGCATCGCCTATTCTATAGGTATGCATCTGGCAGTGCCCGGCCGACGGCCGACGAGCAAGACAGTCGCCCTCGACCGGTCGCTCGAAGCCCTTCCCCTCTTCCGCCTCAGCGACTCGGCGGACGAGGGTGCCATAACGTACACCCCCCCGGGGGGTGGCCGCTGGCGCGTGCTGCCTGCACCCGGCGACAGGCTACCGGGTACCTTTGATCAGGACGTTTACGTCGAGATCCTGCACCGCTTCGGGGAGGCTGGCTTCCCCGCCGATGGTGTCGTTCGCTTCACGCTTCACTC is from Gemmatimonadota bacterium and encodes:
- a CDS encoding DEAD/DEAH box helicase encodes the protein MARSVDPLADFHPIVREWFTETLGAPSPPQIQGWPVIASGDHTLILAPTGTGKTLAAFLWELNALIVEGLAAPLANGVHLLYVSPLKALNNDIQRNLERPLAELRRRFEQAGLAFPEIRVAVRTGDTPASQRQRMIRKSPHILITTPESLNIMLTSLRGRGRFASTRTVILDEIHAVAGTKRGAHLAVTMERLVQLTPSSEGPQRIGLSATQRPLDEVARFLGGADRKVSVVDCGLAKELQLSVQSPVPDLARVDGSVWPSVAQLVLNETRNARTTLVFVNNRAQAERIAARVNTLAEEEIAQPYHGSIARERRLGLEQRLKAGELRALITTSSLELGIDIGSVDLVIQLQSPKRVSAALQRVGRAGHTLGVASRGVFVPTFRDDAMETAAIVSAMRAGEVEPTRVIQNALDVLAQVIVAAVSVDDWDADELYALIRRSYPYNALPRAPYDEVVAMLSGKYPSEVAAELEARISFDRATNRLTGSRASRMTAVISGGTIPDRGLYTVNLADRTRLGELDEEFVHESRVGDVFQLGSTTWRIAEIGHDRVVVTPAPGAPARMPFWHGEYSARSVALSARVGQLRRELVAGVSDDELTERYACDEATIDTLRKYVDMQRLSTGVVPDDRTIVIEHFRDETGSVRVVIHATFGGRVNAPWAMALAHRARESLGGVDVQVQTTDDGIMLRMPDLGSPPPVHALMGMTAAEAEQLVMEEVGASSLFGARFRMNAGRALLLPRGMPNKRMPLWLQRLKALDLLQTVREFPSFPILVETYREVLQDAFDIESLKDVLRALEDKRIAVHVVETDKPSPFAASLQFGFVMDWLYGDDTPRAEQRAALLSLDRAMLDEVMGNVEHDDETLKALWEIVERRKNALETSTDPARASDYGPGEGGRRGLLARYVALAGPVTVGEIHERYGWPVRWIEAIMDEWRKRGRVVVGRFRPEVSGVEYLSRRTAEIARRRALAALRKQIAAVEMPAFAAFLSRWQHVDPRDQLDGTGGVETALRQLYGLARPAVAWERDYLKSRVRDYNYAWLAEWMSGGEPVWIGEGNRDGDAEVVALARMRFVERGRGGVWLQPPDESVIAELSANARTVYDAIVQEGASFITDLQATISISPLSLREALRELSALGLVTNDTAEAMRQVLRWKPIMPNAAYDPDRWLPTSFFDGTDRQVRQRRPNLRRLPKWTRPDRPGRSGGVSAWTGRWSLVNKPGVLGRPLDADERAAAIARKWLERYGVVSRDWWRRERPPVSWRTIYDELKRLEFRGEVRRGYFVRGLAGAQFALPDAVERLREVAGSDAQEPPFVVIASSDPANPYTLALEGIDRDPLSRPRGSGALLVMRAGRVALAVEGRGKRIVAADWLSEDEAAEARRVLAGHLRGERGARYLM
- a CDS encoding phospholipase D-like domain-containing protein, coding for MANLWRRATGDQTIHKPSDGSLIALLTYAGEIAVTVVVLALVLIGVLSVTHGTPVRTVIAPGTADRPPVVGDSLFAEAMELYTSTHFSRGNAVTLCLNGDGTYPRLWNDISSAKHTLTVQMYYSEPGKVADEMRDRLIERARAGVRVLVLLDAFGSGPLRKTDFVEKLRAAGARVAWLRSIRWYTLNRAATRSHVRAVVIDGHIAYTGGFGLADYWQGDGHHENQWRESNVRFEGPAVAALQAAFAAGWAEATGMLLTGDTFFPPAIFEPVGNTVAGLMYTTPAVGSTIAERFLALTIASAQKTLYITNSYFVPDAEFRTMLIDAVKRGVDVRVITAGDRSDVKTTVFAGRAYYEQMLRGGVHIYEYTPTMIHSKTIVADGLWSSVGSMNFDNRSLAFNNESNLNVLGADFGTEMDSVFMDDLKYSKEIKLPEWEHRSLYERTIEWGAEKLWRVL